The following proteins are encoded in a genomic region of Oncorhynchus masou masou isolate Uvic2021 chromosome 32, UVic_Omas_1.1, whole genome shotgun sequence:
- the LOC135525981 gene encoding gap junction beta-3 protein-like — protein MDWKTFQGLLSGVNKYSTAFGRIWLSVVFVFRVMVYVVAAERVWSDDQKDFDCNTKQPGCANVCYDHYFPISHIRLWALQLIFVTCPSFMVMMHVAYRDERERKNAMHGNKGKLYENTGKRHGGLWWTYLLSLFVKTGIEISFLYILHKIYDSFYLPRLVKCEVSPCPNQVDCYIGHPTEKKVFTYFMVGASALCIVLNVCEIIYLVSKRIAHIAQNKRRKQNTMALNERYSKENSCSNCTLPMSQLEKQPLRFQSPDHLQAPLPTHMRASAPNLSSAA, from the coding sequence ATGGATTGGAAGACCTTCCAAGGCCTCCTGAGTGGGGTGAATAAGTACTCCACGGCATTTGGTCGTATCTGGCTCTCTGTGGTgtttgtgttcagggtgatggtgTACGTGGTGGCGGCAGAGCGTGTGTGGAGCGATGATCAGAAGGACTTTGACTGCAACACCAAGCAACCCGGCTGTGCCAACGTCTGCTACGACCACTACTTCCCCATCTCCCACATTCGCCTGTGGGCCCTGCAGCTCATCTTTGTCACTTGCCCTTCCTTCATGGTGATGATGCATGTGGCGTATCGCGATGAACGCGAACGGAAGAATGCCATGCATGGCAACAAGGGCAAGCTGTACGAGAACACAGGGAAGAGGCACGGCGGCCTCTGGTGGACCTACCTGCTTAGTCTCTTCGTCAAGACGGGCATCGAGATCTccttcctctacatcctccacAAAATCTACGACAGCTTCTACCTGCCCCGGCTGGTCAAGTGTGAGGTCAGCCCCTGCCCCAATCAGGTGGACTGCTACATCGGCCACCCCACAGAGAAGAAAGTTTTCACCTACTTCATGGTGGGTGCCTCGGCCCTCTGTATTGTACTCAACGTCTGTGAGATCATATACCTTGTCTCCAAGCGGATCGCTCACATAGCACAAAATAAGAGGAGAAAACAGAACACCATGGCCCTGAATGAACGGTACAGCAAGGAGAATTCCTGCAGCAACTGCACTCTGCCCATGTCTCAGCTGGAGAAACAACCCTTAAGGTTCCAGTCCCCAGACCACCTTCAAGCCCCTTTACCGACTCACATGCGGGCGTCTGCCCCTAACCTGTCCTCTGCAGCATAG